In the genome of Streptomyces sp. SAI-127, the window GCTGGTCGGCACCGGCGTGCACCACGGTGGTGGCGTCGGCGTCGAAGGCCACCACCCCTGGCAGCGCGGCTTCCACCTCGGTCTTCGAGGTGCCCAGCAGTGAGACGACGGCCTGTCCCGGCGGGGACAGCCGCGGGTCGCCGTACACCGCGACACCCGCCGAGTCCGGGCCCCGCTCGACGACCTGGCCGAGCATCGCGCTCAGCAAGTCGCCGAGCCGTGGTTCGAGTGAGGGGTCACGCAGATGGAGCCCCACGATTCCGCACATCTCAAGTCCCTTCGGAAGGCGGTCAAAGGCGGAAGGCGATCAAAAGGCGAGAGGCGATCAGAAGGCGGTCAGATAGCGGTCGAGCTCCCAGGGGCCGACCGTCGCGTGCCAGTCGAAGAACTCCTGGCGCTTGAGGTCCGCGAAGTACCGGCTCACGCCGCTCCCGGCCACGTCCAGGGCACCGCTGATCACGTCGTCCGTCTGGAGGGCTTCGACCGCGTGCAGCAGGGTCGGCGGGAGTTCGGGGCCCTTGCCGCCCGCGCCCGGCTCGCCGGGGTCGAGGCCGCGCTCGATGCCGTCGAGGCCGGCGGCGAGGGCGGCGGCAGCGGCGAGGTAGGGGTTGGCGGCGCCGTCTCCGCCGCGCAGCTCGATGCGGTTGCCGTCGGGGACGCGGACGAAGTGGGTGCGGTCGTTGCCGCCGTAGCCCGCCACGCGCGGTGACCAGGTCGCGCCCGAGCGGGTGGAGACCGCGCCGGTGCGCTTGTACGAGTTGACCGTCGGGGCGATCACGGCCTGCAGGGCCGGCGCGTGCTCGACGACCCCGGCAAGGAAGGAGTAGGCGAGCGGGGAGAGACCCAGTCCGCGTCCGTCGGTGGCGTCGGGGAAGGTGGGGTGGGCGCCCCGCCACAGCGACATGTGCATATGCATGCCGGTGCCGGTGCGGTCGGTGAAGGGCTTCGGCATGAACGTGGCCGTCATGCCGCGTTGTTCGGCCAGTACCGACACCAGGTACCGCATGGTGATGACCCGGTCGGCGGTGGTGAGGGCGTCGGCGTGCTGGAAGTTCTGCTCGAACTGGCCGTTGCCGTCTTCGTGATCGTTGGCGTAGTTGCCCCAGCCGAGGGAGTTCATGGCGCTGGAGACCGCGGTGAGGTGGTCGTACATCCGGGTCAACCCGCGTGCGTCGTAACAGGGTTGGGCAGCGGTGTCCCTGACGTCGGCGACCCTGAGCACTCCGTGCTCGTCCCGGTTGACGAGGAAGTACTCGACCTCCGCGCCCACGGAGAGGGACAGCCCCTGCTCGGCGGCCCGCTCCAGCAGTCTGCGCAGGATGACACGCGGGGCGTACGGCCAGGGTTTCCCCTCCACGTAAGGGTCGCAGTGGACGAGCGCGAGACCGGGCTTCACGAAGGGGACCGGCGTGTACGAGGACGCGTCCGGCCGGGCGATGACATCGGGGTCGCTGGGCTGCTGGCCGAGCGCGCCGGCCGCGTACCCGGCGAAACCGACGCCCGCGTCCCGGAGTTCCTCAACAGCTTGGGCTGGGACGAGCTTGGCGCACGGCTTGCCGGTGAGGTCGACGAAGACGGCGAGCACGAACTCGATGCCGTCAGCGCGGACCAGCTCGGCGAGATCGGGGGCGTCCGCTTCCGGGTCGGTCGTCATGGCCCCTCCCAGGGTGTCCACTGTGGTGAATCAATGTTGCATCTGAGTAGACCTCTACGGTGTTACGGCCGGATTTCCGCCGTGGAAGGTCCCCGTAAGCCGAAGGGCCGGGTCCGCCTCCGAAGAGGCGGACCCGGCCCTGAGGTTCCGTCAGGACACAACAGCCGTCGGTTCGCTGGAGCCCAGCTCGGACGAACCTCGGGAGGAGCCCCGCACCCACAGCGGCTTCAGCCGGTACGTCAGCAGGTACAGCACCGCGCCCGCTCCGGCCGCGACGAACATGCTCAGGTCGCCCGCCCCCGGATACGCGGCCGAGAACGGGCCGGTGTAGAAGCTGGACTGCCAGAACGGCACCGAGGCGGCCACCCCGCCCGCCCAGGAGACGAAGCCCCAGTCCAGCACCCGGCGGCGGTCGTAGAGCTCGGAAATGCGGGCCGGGTCGGAGCGGCCGCCCAGATAGAAGTCGAGGAGCAGCACGGCCGCGAAGGGGGCGATGAAGTACGCGGTCAGGTTGAGGAACACCTTGAACTTGTCCTCCGTGCCCGCCGCACCCCACAGGCTGATCGCGTAGGCCAGCAGACAGATGACGGTGACCGCCTGGGAGCGGCTGACCGGGATCTTCAGCGTCTGGACGGAGATCGCGCCGCCGTAGACGTTGAGGAAGTTCTGCGCGAGTGCGGACAGGCCGACGGCGAGCAGGGCGGGCACGGCGAAGGGGCCGGCCAGTTCGTGCAGGGCGGTGATCGAGTCCGAGCTGGTCGCGCTGCCGCCGACGACCACGCCCAGGATGCCCAGCCAGCAGATGGTGACGAAGTTGCCGAGGCCGGTGTACCAGGCGGTGCGGGTGACGACCTCGGGGGTGTCCGGCAGATAGCGGGAATAGTCCGAGGCGAACGGCGCCCAGGCCACCAGGAAGGACAGGAACCAGCCTCCGAAGGTGACCCAGCCGCCGGCGGAACCGATGTAGCCGGACGCCTTCGGGTCGGCGTGGAAGAGGCTTCCGCCGCGCACGACCGCGACCACGGTGATGAGGAGGAAGAGCGGGGTGAGGACGAAGGTCAGCGCCCTCTGGAGGTAGTTGATCATGTTGTAGCCGTAGATCGACACCACCAGCTCGACCGCCGTGAGCACCGCGCCACACAGCCAGAACGGCAGATGTGT includes:
- the glnT gene encoding type III glutamate--ammonia ligase, yielding MTTDPEADAPDLAELVRADGIEFVLAVFVDLTGKPCAKLVPAQAVEELRDAGVGFAGYAAGALGQQPSDPDVIARPDASSYTPVPFVKPGLALVHCDPYVEGKPWPYAPRVILRRLLERAAEQGLSLSVGAEVEYFLVNRDEHGVLRVADVRDTAAQPCYDARGLTRMYDHLTAVSSAMNSLGWGNYANDHEDGNGQFEQNFQHADALTTADRVITMRYLVSVLAEQRGMTATFMPKPFTDRTGTGMHMHMSLWRGAHPTFPDATDGRGLGLSPLAYSFLAGVVEHAPALQAVIAPTVNSYKRTGAVSTRSGATWSPRVAGYGGNDRTHFVRVPDGNRIELRGGDGAANPYLAAAAALAAGLDGIERGLDPGEPGAGGKGPELPPTLLHAVEALQTDDVISGALDVAGSGVSRYFADLKRQEFFDWHATVGPWELDRYLTAF
- a CDS encoding cytosine permease, whose product is MTDGTPAPVYGSAVTKIEPFGIDHIPDNERHGKPSSQFFVWFAAGLNFPIILLGFSAAWFGLSFGAAVTAIVVGAALGSLLMAVMSRMGVRLGVAQQVQARGPLGFFGNFLPVAYINVFAGIGWAAVTVILGGKAFAELTHLPFWLCGAVLTAVELVVSIYGYNMINYLQRALTFVLTPLFLLITVVAVVRGGSLFHADPKASGYIGSAGGWVTFGGWFLSFLVAWAPFASDYSRYLPDTPEVVTRTAWYTGLGNFVTICWLGILGVVVGGSATSSDSITALHELAGPFAVPALLAVGLSALAQNFLNVYGGAISVQTLKIPVSRSQAVTVICLLAYAISLWGAAGTEDKFKVFLNLTAYFIAPFAAVLLLDFYLGGRSDPARISELYDRRRVLDWGFVSWAGGVAASVPFWQSSFYTGPFSAAYPGAGDLSMFVAAGAGAVLYLLTYRLKPLWVRGSSRGSSELGSSEPTAVVS